A window of Apium graveolens cultivar Ventura chromosome 8, ASM990537v1, whole genome shotgun sequence contains these coding sequences:
- the LOC141680189 gene encoding uncharacterized protein LOC141680189 has translation MEKAFTLILVSDDFKTDYAGYFLKGEANFWWETTRALESEGPVSWARFTELFLEKYFPDCLQSQLEKARRFQQGLKPEVRSGVVALQLKTYTSVVQAALVIESDQILASKERSDKKRKFDSGADKADREESSQKFSRKFGRNRNKRFRKQGFSQTSFGVTSIASAPAQSTKPTVECKSFDKEHGGQCRKDVQCFKCDKKGHYASEYNSGNPGVTYFTCEDNVRVTYQGQKLEKKFLSILEVRKLLRQGCEAYLAHVVDTEKEALSLDEIPVVSEFSDVFPDELPGLPPDREIEFSIDLIPGAEPVSKAPFRMTPVEMKELVIQLQDLLDKGTNDDHAEHLRIALQRLKEKQLYAKFLKCEFWLEEVQFLGHIVGRDGIKVDPVKIEADFAKITTPLTKLTRKNERFFWTEKCEESFQELKKRLLTAPVLALPDETGNFMIYNDASLKELGCVLMQYDKVIAYASR, from the exons atggagaaagccttcacCCTCATTCTGGTCAGTGATGATTTTAAGACGGATTATGCTGGTTATTTTCTCAAGGGTGAAGCAAATTTTTGGTGGGAAACTACGCGTGCACTAGAATCAGAGGGTCCTGTTTCTTGGGCCAGATTTACtgaattgtttctagaaaagtattttccggATTGCTTACAGAGTCAATTGGAA aaagctaggaggtttcaacaagggcTGAAGCCTGAagttcgtagtggagtggtggcccTGCAGCTCAAGAcgtatacctctgtagttcaGGCCGCCCTAGTGATTGAAAGTGATCAAATATTGGCCTCCAAAGAGAGAAGTgataagaagaggaagtttgataGTGGTGCTGATAAGGCGGATCGAGAGGAGTCCAGTCAGAAGTTCTCAAGGAAATTTGGTCGGAATAGAAACAAGAGATTCAGGAAACAAGGTTTTTCCCAGACAAGTTTCGGTGTCACCTCAATTGCTTCTGCCCCAGCTCAGTCAACCAAGCCAACTGTGGAATGTAAGTCATTTGATAAGGAGCATGGTGGTCAATGCAGAAAGGATGTCCAGTGTTTTAAGTGTGATAAAAAAGGCCATTATGCGTCAGAATATAATTCAGGGAACCCCGGAGTTACCTACTTTACGTGCG AAGATAATGTTAGAGTAACTTACCAAGGACAGAAGCTggaaaagaaatttctctcgataCTAGAAGTAAGAAAACtgttgagacaaggatgtgaggcataCTTAGCCCATGTCGTGGACACTGAGAAAGAGGCACTCAGTTTGGATGAGATTCCAGTAGTTAGtgaattttcagatgtttttCCAGATGAATTGCCAGGATTACCACCCGATCGTGAGATTGAGTTCTCTATTGACCTAATTccgggagcagaaccagtttcaaaggctccctTTCGTATGAccccagtggaaatgaaagaactaGTTATACAACTTCAGGATCTTTTGGATAAAGGG acCAACGATGACCATGCCGAACACCTAAGGATTGCTCTGCAAAGGCTAAAGGAAAAGCAGTTATACGCTAAGTTTttaaaatgtgaattttggttggaggaagttcagtttttgggtcatATAGTGGGAAGGGATGGTATTAAAGTGGATCCcgtgaagattgaagct gactttgccaagattACAACTCCATTGACTAAGCtgaccaggaaaaatgagaggtTTTTTTGGActgagaagtgtgaagaaagttttcaggaattgaagaaaaGATTATTGACAGCACCTGTGTTAGCATTACCGGATGAAACCGGAAATTTCATGATCTACAATGACGCTTCTTTGAAAGAATtaggctgtgtgttaatgcaatatgataaggttattgcgtatgcatcTAGGTAG